The Neovison vison isolate M4711 chromosome 10, ASM_NN_V1, whole genome shotgun sequence genome has a segment encoding these proteins:
- the BATF3 gene encoding basic leucine zipper transcriptional factor ATF-like 3 isoform X2: protein MSQVLPAAGSVLQRSVAAPGNQPQPQSPDDDDRKVRRREKNRVAAQRSRKKQTQKADKLHEEYEYLEQENTGLRREIAKLTEELKHLSEALKEHEKMCPLLLCPMNFVPVPRPDPVAGCLPR from the exons ATGTCGCAAGTGCTCCCGGCGGCCGGCAGCGTCCTGCAGAGGAGCGTCGCGGCGCCGGGGAACCAGCCGCAGCCGCAG AGCCCAGACGATGATGACCGGAAGGTCcgaaggagagaaaaaaaccgAGTTGCTGCTCAGAGAAGTCGGAAGAAGCAGACCCAGAAGGCTGACAAACTCCACGAG GAGTACGAGTACTTGGAGCAGGAGAACACTGGGCTGCGGCGAGAGATCGCGAAGCTGACGGAGGAGCTAAAGCACCTGAGCGAGGCACTGAAGGAGCACGAGAAGATGTGCCCGCTGCTGCTGTGCCCCATGAACTTTGTGCCGGTGCCCCGGCCGGACCCTGTGGCTGGCTGCCTGCCCCGATGA
- the BATF3 gene encoding basic leucine zipper transcriptional factor ATF-like 3 isoform X1 has translation MSQVLPAAGSVLQRSVAAPGNQPQPQSPDDDDRKVRRREKNRVAAQRSRKKQTQKADKLHEVSLWSGQSHIRATERSCGSGPKVMSWSPPIWTRTSHVTASFQPSFPILHGHLYPSSAGGSSLKFLSL, from the exons ATGTCGCAAGTGCTCCCGGCGGCCGGCAGCGTCCTGCAGAGGAGCGTCGCGGCGCCGGGGAACCAGCCGCAGCCGCAG AGCCCAGACGATGATGACCGGAAGGTCcgaaggagagaaaaaaaccgAGTTGCTGCTCAGAGAAGTCGGAAGAAGCAGACCCAGAAGGCTGACAAACTCCACGAGGTGAGCCTGTGGTCGGGGCAGAGCCACATTAGGGCCACGGAAAGGAGCTGTGGTAGTGGCCCCAAGGTCATGTCCTGGTCACCACCAATTTGGACACGTACGTCTCATGTCACTGCATCCTTCCAGCCCAGTTTTCCGATCCTTCACGGGCATCTTTATCCCTCATCCGCTGGTGGCTCCTCTCTCAAGTTCCTTTCATTATAA